The Malus domestica chromosome 10, GDT2T_hap1 genome contains a region encoding:
- the LOC139188383 gene encoding uncharacterized protein translates to MPYPERLKPKAKDQQLTDFLKTLAKVQINLPLIDAIKNIPSYAKFLKHVCTKKKKLVDSEKVILTEQCSAVLLHKLPPKKKDPGSFTISCTIGNSDFKSALTDLGASVNLMPYSVFKRLGEGELKPTSSIIQLADRSITYPRGVIEDVIVKVDNLYLPADFMVLDMDEDLTTPIILGRGCLLKVKKYQLKPCIGKFGESESLTLKAPVI, encoded by the coding sequence ATGCCTTATCCCGAAAGGTTGAAGCCTAAAGCTAAAGATCAACAGTTGACAGATTTCTTGAAGACTTTGGCTAAAGTTCAAATTAATCTTCCATTAATTGATGCAATCAAGAACATTCCAtcttatgccaagtttttgaagcacgtttgtacaaagaaaaagaagcttgtGGATTCCGAAAAAGTAATTTTAACAGAACAATGCAGTGCGGTCTTATTGCATAAATTGCCTCCAAAGAAAaaagatccagggagttttacTATCTCTTGTACTATTGGCAATTCTGATTTTAAAAGTGCTTTAACTGATTTAGGTGCAAGTGTAAACTTAATGCCTTATTCTGTTTTTAAACGTTTAGGTGAAGGAGAGCTGAAGCCAACCTCCAGTATTATTCAATTGGCTGACCGTTCAATTACCTATCCTAGAGgagtcattgaagatgttattgtGAAGGTTGACAACTTATATTTACCAGCTGATTTTATGGTGTTGGACATGGATGAGGATTTGACAACACCCATCATTTTGGGCAGGGGTTGTTTGCTCAAGGTCAAGAAATATCAACTAAAACCATGCATAGGGAAATTTGGTGAAAGCGAGTCTTTGACTCTGAAGGCACCAGTGATCTAG
- the LOC103444533 gene encoding TMV resistance protein N, translating to MASSTQRATSSLPSALEWKYDVFLSFRGADTRLGFTAHLHDKLKEQGITRTFLDDDELQIGSPISDLFPEIARSRLAIVVISPDYASSKWCLNELVKILECMEERRAAIPVFYSVEPSDVGDRSGIFGNGFTKLEQEYKDDKEMVDGWKAALKIVAKIKGPISNNKKEPELIKEIVEKVRTEVGPISLEPAENLVEMESKLEQLDVLLEQESNDVLSIGIWGMSGIGKTTIAKAFYQRILHKFQVKSFHDRVSEDFKAHGLDGIQRKLSNSLMNRNIQDWSPSEAAKMRYFVRDKKVLIILDDVDDSIQLEKLCGNPAWFGQGSRVIITTKDKQVLISHGVERRFEVPLLSDVGALKLFSLRALKRDNPPKSHMDLSISFVSYAKGLPLALEVLGLFLNGRGLDAWRGQLSKLGDDLIFNEKIMKTLIISYEGLDPQEKDIFLDIACFFKGEYKDRVVEILDGCGFNPGIGIDVLVKKSLITISDNMVLMHDLLQKMGQAIVGQQSKEPGERSRLWLSKDIFRVLKENTGTSTVEGIVLDLLTSEEVECPPEVFSQMVNLRLLKVHNVRLPEGLNRLPNSLRFLEWRGYPLQYLPLGFHPAELVELIMCHSRIKQLWNGEKKFDKLKIIKVSHSKSLTGTPDFEGIQNLERLDLEGCESLVEIHFSIRTLKKLTFLTLKDCKSLELLPDEIEMEHLEVLVLSGCSSVKKIPNFVEPMEHLWKLSLDGTGIECIPSSIEHLTSLSLLDLRDCKNLKCLPRTIGNLTAIKSLDVSGCSNLAKLPETLGKLEFVEKINLSGTAIKEFPSSIALLKNLKALIFRGMEGPSQQPWHMLLPFRLMPTGSLHHSISLFLPPLSGLCSLMELDLSGHSLGKGDIPSDIGCLSSLVSLNLSGNDFVNLPTSISQLTKLENLYLSRCWRLQHLPVLSSDVDLQVTADGCTKLKMLECPSNLDRLNSSCFNFINCFGMLEKESYNHITFTMLQRYLKGVPYAGDRYEIVMPGKEIPGWFTHQRMGPEVTVDLTPQWRDNKWMGYALCAVFKVCGSGWELSGVLEVNGKEEYPAPLLSSDVQPVSDHIWLLYVSRGISFGTEWQNSCNQLKFNFKSSGPCLVKSCGTRLVYESDVEELDVVYESAVEELDEIATQSSSDGDGEGPSGSGRLKGTLAGFANMFGIPHFK from the exons ATGGCATCGAGCACCCAACGAGCCACTTCATCTCTTCCTTCAGCTCTTGAATGGAAATATGATGTCTTTTTGAGTTTTAGGGGTGCAGACACGCGCTTAGGTTTTACCGCCCATCTACATGATAAATTGAAAGAACAAGGAATTACAAGAACTTTCTTGGATGATGACGAACTTCAAATAGGAAGCCCAATTTCTGATCTCTTCCCGGAAATTGCAAGGTCGAGGCTTGCCATCGTTGTCATCTCTCCAGATTACGCTTCTTCAAAATGGTGCCTGAACGAACTCGTAAAGATTCTTGAATGCATGGAAGAGAGACGGGCAGCTATACCAGTTTTCTACTCAGTGGAACCCTCCGATGTTGGAGATCGGTCTGGGATTTTTGGGAATGGCTTCACTAAACTCGAACAAGAGTATAAGGATGACAAAGAGATGGTGGATGGATGGAAAGCTGCCTTAAAAATAGTGGCAAAAATCAAAGGGCCTATTTCAAATAACAA GAAAGAACCAGAGCTCATCAAGGAAATCGTTGAAAAGGTACGAACTGAAGTAGGTCCTATATCATTGGAGCCTGCAGAAAACCTGGTTGAAATGGAGTCGAAACTGGAGCAACTTGATGTGCTTTTAGAACAAGAGTCAAATGATGTTCTCTCTATAGGAATATGGGGGATGAGTGGGATAGGTAAGACAACCATTGCCAAAGCATTTTATCAGAGGATTCTTCATAAATTTCAAGTCAAAAGCTTTCATGACAGAGTTAGCGAGGATTTTAAGGCACACGGTCTGGACGGTATACAGAGGAAGCTCTCCAATAGCCTTATGAATAGAAATATACAAGACTGGAGTCCCAGTGAAGCCGCCAAAATGAGATACTTCGTACGTGACAAAAAGGTTCTCATCATTCTTGATGACGTGGACGATAGTATTCAGTTAGAAAAGCTATGTGGAAACCCAGCTTGGTTTGGTCAAGGGAGTAGAGTCATTATTACGACTAAGGATAAACAGGTTCTAATTTCACATGGTGTAGAAAGAAGATTTGAGGTGCCGTTGTTGAGTGATGTTGGCGCTCTTAAACTGTTTAGCTTGAGAGCCCTTAAAAGGGACAATCCGCCTAAAAGTCATATGGATCTGTCTATAAGTTTTGTGAGTTATGCCAAAGGCCTTCCATTAGCTCTTGAAGTCTTGGGGTTATTTTTGAATGGAAGAGGTCTAGATGCATGGAGAGGTCAATTAAGTAAACTAGGGGATgatttaatatttaatgaaaaaattatGAAGACACTTATAATAAGTTACGAGGGTTTAGATCCACAAGAGAAAGATATTTTCCTTGACATCGCATGTTTCTTTAAAGGAGAGTACAAAGATCGAGTAGTTGAAATACTAGATGGTTGTGGTTTTAATCCAGGTATTGGCATAGATGTCCTTGTGAAGAAGTCTCTGATAACAATTTCAGATAACATGGTGTTGATGCATGATTTGTTACAAAAAATGGGTCAAGCAATTGTTGGTCAACAATCTAAAGAACCTGGTGAACGGAGCAGATTATGGCTTTCTAAGGACATCTTTCGTGTTTTGAAGGAAAATACG GGGACATCGACGGTTGAAGGTATTGTCCTAGACTTGCTTACCTCAGAAGAGGTCGAATGCCCTCCTGAAGTTTTTTCTCAGATGGTTAATCTTAGATTGCTCAAAGTCCATAACGTGCGCCTTCCTGAAGGCCTAAACCGTCTCCCTAATTCCTTGAGATTTCTTGAATGGAGAGGTTATCCTCTACAATATCTCCCATTAGGATTCCACCCGGCAGAGCTTGTTGAACTTATTATGTGTCATAGTAGAATTAAACAGCTCTGGAATGGAGAAAAG AAATTTGACAAGTTGAAAATCATTAAAGTTAGTCATTCCAAAAGTTTGACTGGAACCCCTGATTTTGAAGGGATTCAGAATCTTGAGAGATTAGATCTTGAAGGATGCGAAAGTCTAGTTGAGATTCACTTTTCCATAAGAACTCTCAAAAAGCTCACTTTCTTGACTCTTAAAGACTGCAAAAGTCTCGAGCTTCTTCCGGATGAGATTGAAATGGAGCACCTTGAAGTTCTAGTTCTTTCTGGCTGCTCAAGCGTTAAAAAGATACCGAATTTTGTGGAACCTATGGAGCATTTATGGAAGCTTTCTTTAGATGGGACCGGTATTGAATGTATACCTTCATCAATTGAACATCTAACCAGCCTTTCTTTGTTGGACTTGAGagattgcaaaaatctgaaaTGTCTTCCTCGTACCATTGGAAATTTGACGGCTATTAAAAGTCTTGATGTTTCTGGATGCTCAAATCTTGCCAAATTGCCAGAAACCCTCGGGAAATTAGAGTTTGTGGAGAAGATTAATTTAAGTGGAACTGCTATAAAAGAATTCCCATCTTCCATTGCCCTTCTGAAAAACCTTAAAGCATTGATTTTTCGTGGAATGGAAGGGCCATCACAACAACCATGGCATATGTTGCTCCCTTTTAGATTAATGCCAACAGGGAGCCTTCATCATTCCATCAGTTTGTTCTTGCCTCCTCTATCAGGCCTTTGTTCTTTAATGGAATTAGACTTAAGTGGTCACAGTCTTGGTAAAGGAGACATCCCCAGTGATATTGGCTGCTTATCGTCTTTGGTATCATTGAACTTAAGTGGAAACGATTTTGTTAATCTTCCTACAAGCATTAGCCAACTCACTAAGCTAGAGAATTTATACTTGAGTCGTTGCTGGAGGCTTCAACACCTTCCAGTTCTTTCGTCAGATGTGGATTTACAAGTAACTGCAGATGGTTGTACTAAACTGAAAATGCTGGAATGTCCATCAAATTTGGACAGATTGAATTCATCATGCTTCAATTTCATCAATTGCTTTGGAATGCTTGAGAAAGAAAGCTACAATCATATAACATTTACAATGCTCCAAAGATATCTTAag GGAGTCCCTTATGCAGGAGATAGATATGAAATTGTCATGCCTGGAAAGGAAATTCCTGGGTGGTTCACTCATCAAAGGATGGGACCAGAAGTAACCGTCGACCTAACTCCGCAATGGCGTGATAACAAGTGGATGGGATATGCTCTGTGCGCTGTATTTAAAGTTTGTGGGAGCGGATGGGAGCTCTCTGGTGTTTTGGAAGTCAATGGAAAGGAAGAGTACCCTGCGCCTCTACTATCTTCGGATGTCCAGCCCGTGTCAGATCATATCTGGCTACTCTATGTGTCTCGTGGTATAAGCTTTGGTACAGAGTGGCAAAACAGTTGCAATCAGttaaaatttaatttcaaaAGCTCAGGCCCCTGCTTGGTGAAGAGTTGCGGCACTCGTTTGGTGTACGAGAGTGATGTGGAAGAGTTGGACGTTGTGTACGAGAGCGCTGTGGAAGAGTTGGATGAAATAGCGACCCAATCCAGTAGCGATGGTGACGGAGAAGGACCTAGTGGAAGTGGTAGATTGAAGGGTACATTGGCCGGCTTCGCCAATATGTTTGGAATCCCTCATTTCAAGTAG